In the genome of Photobacterium sp. TY1-4, one region contains:
- a CDS encoding GFA family protein: MMTCKYSGSCLCGAVKFEIHGVFDSFYLCHCSRCQKDTGSAHGANLFSTTAQLTWLQGQAFVKTFQLPSTRHCKSFCVECGSALPNVQMGGTLLVVPAGSLDSPLVNRPDAHLFMSSKAEWDERLDSVKQYEALPF; this comes from the coding sequence ATGATGACCTGCAAATATTCAGGCTCATGCTTATGCGGAGCCGTCAAATTTGAAATTCACGGCGTGTTCGATAGCTTCTATCTCTGCCATTGCAGCCGCTGCCAAAAGGATACTGGTTCAGCCCATGGTGCGAATCTGTTTTCCACCACTGCGCAGTTAACCTGGCTGCAAGGGCAGGCCTTCGTGAAAACGTTTCAGTTACCCTCTACCCGGCACTGCAAGTCGTTCTGCGTTGAATGCGGCTCCGCTTTGCCGAATGTTCAGATGGGCGGGACATTGCTCGTCGTCCCGGCGGGAAGTCTGGATAGTCCACTCGTCAATCGACCCGATGCGCATTTGTTTATGTCGAGTAAGGCTGAATGGGATGAGCGTCTGGATAGTGTGAAGCAGTATGAGGCACTACCGTTTTAA
- a CDS encoding nucleoside deaminase, protein MEALFKSYSENNEAVLRAIAHMPTQSLPVLIGPDFAQKLTDADYMRIAVYLAQKSDEEGGCPIGAVIVDNATGTIVGKGHNTLVQEDHPYNHGETSAIRDAGRLDFSQTTLFTSLSPCDVCATLLYMRGFSRVVVGDVTNAGGNEALLREKGIQVDILEDKLGIEQYAKFRAEKPNQDLEDWQGLSAVKKTMWSQPSR, encoded by the coding sequence ATGGAAGCCTTGTTCAAATCTTATTCCGAGAACAATGAAGCAGTCTTAAGAGCTATTGCCCATATGCCGACACAAAGTTTACCGGTGCTGATTGGCCCAGACTTTGCGCAAAAATTAACGGATGCGGATTACATGCGGATCGCGGTATATCTTGCACAAAAAAGTGACGAGGAAGGTGGTTGTCCGATTGGCGCTGTGATTGTTGATAACGCAACAGGAACCATTGTCGGTAAAGGACATAACACTCTGGTTCAGGAAGATCATCCTTATAATCATGGTGAAACCTCAGCCATTCGGGATGCGGGACGTCTCGACTTCAGCCAAACGACCTTATTTACCAGCCTGAGCCCTTGTGATGTCTGCGCTACCTTACTTTATATGCGCGGCTTTAGTCGTGTCGTTGTCGGTGATGTCACCAATGCCGGCGGGAATGAAGCCTTGCTTCGGGAAAAGGGGATTCAAGTCGATATTCTGGAAGATAAACTGGGGATTGAGCAGTATGCAAAATTCCGAGCTGAAAAACCGAACCAGGACTTAGAAGACTGGCAAGGACTTAGCGCAGTCAAAAAAACAATGTGGTCACAGCCATCGCGATAA
- a CDS encoding D-2-hydroxyacid dehydrogenase family protein — protein MNIAILDDYQNAVKDLKCFELLRHHEVTVLTETYKDEARLAEQLAGIEALVLIRERTQITESLLAKLPDLKVISQTGKVSNHIDPQLCEQFGVKVLEGVGSPVAPSELCWALIMSASRHIPAYVSNFQQGEWQQPGELGLGRTLNGLTLGIWGYGKIGQRIAQYAKVFGMQVLVWGSEASRVNATRDGFAAASSKAQFFCAADIVSLHLRLNEVTRGCVTQADLALMKPDSLFVNTSRAELVEPQVLYDELSKHPTKRAALDVFENEPATIESEPLLSLPNVLATPHLGYVEHNSYALYFRVAFENLMAYTQAQSAQ, from the coding sequence GTGAACATTGCAATTCTGGATGACTATCAGAACGCCGTCAAAGATCTCAAGTGTTTTGAGTTATTGCGCCATCATGAGGTGACGGTGCTGACGGAGACATACAAGGATGAAGCTCGGCTTGCTGAACAGTTAGCGGGTATTGAAGCCCTGGTGCTTATCCGTGAAAGAACTCAAATCACCGAGTCTTTGTTAGCGAAATTACCTGATCTGAAAGTCATTAGTCAGACAGGGAAAGTCAGCAATCACATCGACCCGCAGTTATGCGAACAGTTCGGGGTGAAAGTGCTGGAAGGCGTTGGATCCCCTGTCGCGCCATCGGAATTATGCTGGGCATTAATCATGTCTGCATCTCGGCACATTCCGGCTTATGTTTCCAATTTTCAACAGGGGGAATGGCAACAGCCGGGTGAATTGGGGTTGGGCCGAACCCTTAACGGGCTGACTCTAGGCATTTGGGGATATGGTAAAATTGGGCAACGTATCGCGCAATATGCCAAAGTTTTCGGGATGCAGGTATTGGTCTGGGGGAGTGAAGCCTCAAGGGTCAACGCAACCCGTGATGGCTTTGCGGCTGCGAGTTCGAAAGCACAATTTTTCTGTGCTGCCGACATTGTTTCGCTACACCTTCGATTGAATGAGGTGACGAGAGGGTGCGTCACTCAGGCTGACTTAGCCTTGATGAAACCGGACTCCTTGTTTGTCAACACCAGTCGGGCGGAGCTTGTCGAGCCGCAAGTTTTATATGACGAACTGTCTAAACATCCCACCAAACGGGCGGCATTAGATGTGTTTGAGAATGAGCCAGCAACGATAGAAAGCGAGCCGTTACTGAGTTTGCCGAATGTACTTGCCACACCTCATCTGGGCTATGTGGAGCACAATAGCTACGCGCTTTATTTTCGGGTGGCGTTTGAAAATTTGATGGCTTACACCCAAGCACAGTCCGCGCAATAG
- a CDS encoding GNAT family N-acetyltransferase — MFTQEVKEGLALALIQPSFAKQYLNIVSQERDCLGQWLAWPAHADSEAFFRTFIENALQGYAAGKSLTCAMIVEGQVAGNISFNTIHIELKKVEIGYWLSQQYQGQGIVSQSVEKMIEIAFEQLAMEKVQISAAVENRPSRRVCERLGFELEGVITRAENLNGRIVDHAVYGLSRAKWTER, encoded by the coding sequence ATGTTTACACAGGAAGTGAAAGAAGGCTTGGCGCTGGCATTAATTCAGCCGTCATTTGCAAAGCAATATCTGAACATTGTCTCGCAAGAGCGAGACTGCCTTGGACAGTGGTTGGCCTGGCCCGCGCATGCAGATTCGGAAGCGTTTTTTCGGACCTTCATTGAGAATGCGCTACAAGGTTATGCGGCCGGAAAGTCGTTGACCTGTGCGATGATCGTTGAGGGGCAAGTGGCCGGTAACATTAGTTTTAATACGATTCACATCGAGCTGAAGAAAGTCGAAATCGGCTACTGGTTGAGCCAGCAATATCAGGGACAGGGCATCGTCAGTCAGTCGGTGGAGAAAATGATCGAAATTGCTTTTGAACAATTGGCAATGGAAAAAGTCCAGATCTCAGCCGCGGTCGAGAATCGACCGAGCCGCAGGGTGTGTGAGCGTTTGGGGTTTGAGCTGGAAGGTGTGATCACCCGAGCGGAAAACCTCAATGGACGGATCGTTGACCACGCGGTCTATGGATTGAGCCGGGCGAAGTGGACTGAACGATGA
- a CDS encoding GNAT family N-acetyltransferase yields MENSLESERIKLRQWRDSDLDEYARLCGDPHVMRFFPAPLSREESDHQADIIRTLITDRGWGFWAAELKETGEFMGFVGLHRQDADSGIPEAPFVEIGWRLAAEYWGKGYAPEAARVALKYAFETLDAPAVYAFTTLTNEPSQRVMRKIGMLNVNQDFDHPKLPSDHPLIRHCLYKIAREQWCE; encoded by the coding sequence ATGGAAAATAGTTTGGAAAGTGAACGGATCAAACTGCGCCAATGGCGCGACAGTGATTTAGATGAATATGCCCGGCTTTGCGGGGATCCGCATGTGATGCGATTTTTTCCGGCTCCTTTAAGCCGGGAAGAAAGTGATCATCAAGCGGACATTATCAGAACGTTAATCACCGACAGAGGCTGGGGATTCTGGGCAGCAGAGCTCAAAGAAACCGGTGAGTTTATGGGGTTTGTCGGACTGCATCGTCAGGATGCAGACAGCGGGATCCCGGAAGCCCCGTTTGTCGAGATCGGCTGGCGGCTGGCCGCTGAATACTGGGGTAAAGGCTATGCGCCGGAAGCAGCCCGAGTGGCGTTGAAGTATGCTTTTGAGACGCTGGATGCCCCGGCCGTTTATGCGTTCACGACACTCACGAATGAGCCTTCACAGCGTGTGATGCGGAAAATCGGGATGTTGAATGTCAATCAGGATTTTGACCATCCGAAGTTGCCGTCGGATCACCCCTTGATACGCCACTGTCTGTATAAGATAGCCCGAGAGCAGTGGTGCGAGTAA
- a CDS encoding phytanoyl-CoA dioxygenase family protein produces MKDVPINEKKGSSVMQSLNTIEPSTALGLDGVPHIKRVWSASQAILHGKKIDRSGEELWDRAVFDALGIGLHQTLNYLYANAPTFAEFEAWIIATAGKPEPLRLDRLRSTFLGTQQTAGVSEWLQMIEDMPPVFTDDDLSFWDEHGYLILRHAVSPTDCCEAKEAIITHLNVSEDDPDTWYQARNQHGIMVELIQHPAFETNRRSLRIHKAFSQLWKTSDLWMSADRCGFHPPQNEKHTFPGPDLHWDLNFNQPLVFGTQGILYLTDTPPEQGALTLVPGFHRRLAGWLADLPAGTDPQKEDLHALGSIPIGAKAGDMVIWNHLLPHGSRPNLGQRARIVQYINMIPCQFNPY; encoded by the coding sequence ATGAAAGATGTTCCCATCAATGAAAAGAAAGGATCTTCTGTGATGCAGAGTTTAAATACGATTGAACCTTCAACGGCATTGGGACTGGATGGTGTTCCACATATCAAAAGGGTGTGGTCGGCTTCGCAAGCCATTCTACATGGCAAGAAAATCGATAGATCGGGCGAAGAGCTGTGGGATAGGGCTGTCTTTGATGCGTTAGGGATCGGCTTACACCAAACCTTAAATTATCTATATGCAAATGCGCCGACGTTTGCCGAGTTTGAAGCATGGATTATAGCGACGGCCGGAAAGCCGGAACCGTTGCGCCTTGATCGGCTTCGGTCAACATTTTTGGGGACACAGCAAACAGCGGGGGTCTCTGAATGGTTACAAATGATTGAGGACATGCCTCCTGTTTTCACCGATGATGATTTGTCGTTCTGGGATGAACATGGTTATCTGATTTTGAGACATGCTGTTTCGCCAACAGACTGCTGCGAGGCAAAAGAAGCGATTATAACGCATCTCAATGTTTCAGAAGATGACCCGGATACCTGGTACCAGGCTCGCAATCAACATGGGATTATGGTTGAGTTGATCCAGCACCCGGCATTTGAAACGAACCGACGCTCATTGCGTATTCATAAAGCTTTTTCGCAACTTTGGAAAACCAGTGATCTTTGGATGTCTGCGGATCGCTGTGGGTTTCATCCGCCTCAAAATGAGAAGCACACTTTCCCTGGCCCCGATCTGCATTGGGACCTTAATTTTAATCAGCCGTTGGTGTTTGGTACCCAGGGGATTCTTTATCTGACAGATACTCCTCCAGAACAAGGAGCGTTGACGTTGGTTCCTGGTTTTCACCGACGTTTGGCGGGTTGGTTGGCGGATCTTCCTGCCGGTACTGATCCCCAAAAGGAAGATTTGCATGCGTTAGGTTCAATCCCGATCGGGGCGAAAGCCGGTGATATGGTGATCTGGAATCATTTGCTCCCGCACGGCAGCAGGCCGAATCTGGGGCAGCGGGCTCGCATTGTTCAATATATCAATATGATCCCATGTCAATTCAATCCCTATTGA
- a CDS encoding alpha/beta hydrolase family protein gives MCNIVKATIFFSLACISAGLQASTIPAKTTQTLARADQSTITYYIERSAPALASKALLVLIQGSDCNSVYHNPLINQTFPVVLPGADVLTVEKYGIDANLAWVAQSEREDCPASYIQNDSPSQRVADYQQVLDHLTTQTAYDRVVLLGGSEGAVVANLLASESDIVSQSVALNGGGRWFVEDVLHSMKASIPSEAAYQESAEGFMGFTRHVATSDPFEMSVSGHGYQWWREMLKLDQTAVIATVNVPVMLVQSEGDLSVSPQLAREQARELMKAKSNITYQSYAGLDHAFKQADGTSEVDQVVRDIKQWLAKHH, from the coding sequence ATGTGCAACATAGTTAAAGCGACGATCTTCTTTTCACTCGCCTGTATTTCTGCCGGTTTGCAGGCCAGCACGATACCCGCGAAAACCACGCAAACATTAGCGCGCGCCGATCAATCAACAATCACCTATTACATCGAACGCTCAGCACCGGCGCTTGCAAGCAAAGCGCTGCTGGTGCTGATCCAAGGCTCAGATTGCAATAGTGTCTATCACAATCCGCTCATTAACCAAACGTTCCCTGTGGTTCTGCCGGGGGCCGATGTCCTGACGGTTGAAAAATACGGCATCGATGCCAACCTGGCTTGGGTGGCGCAGTCTGAGCGGGAAGATTGCCCGGCGAGTTATATCCAGAATGATTCGCCCAGCCAGCGGGTTGCGGATTATCAGCAGGTGCTGGATCACCTGACGACGCAAACCGCCTATGACAGAGTGGTTCTGTTGGGTGGAAGTGAAGGGGCTGTCGTGGCGAATTTGCTGGCATCCGAAAGTGACATTGTGTCGCAGAGCGTGGCGCTGAATGGCGGCGGACGTTGGTTTGTGGAAGATGTCCTCCATAGCATGAAGGCGTCGATCCCGTCAGAGGCAGCTTATCAGGAGAGTGCCGAAGGGTTTATGGGGTTTACCCGCCATGTCGCGACCAGCGACCCGTTTGAAATGAGCGTCAGCGGTCATGGCTATCAGTGGTGGCGGGAGATGCTGAAACTCGATCAAACCGCTGTGATTGCTACGGTCAATGTCCCGGTCATGTTGGTTCAGTCGGAAGGGGATCTCAGCGTCTCGCCGCAGCTCGCCCGGGAGCAGGCCAGGGAATTAATGAAAGCCAAGTCGAATATCACGTATCAGTCCTATGCTGGATTGGATCACGCATTCAAGCAAGCGGACGGCACCAGTGAGGTCGATCAGGTTGTCCGGGATATCAAACAGTGGCTGGCGAAGCACCATTAA
- a CDS encoding pyridoxamine 5'-phosphate oxidase family protein, with protein sequence MEQIETLEQLMQLYGKPSKRAGNKTIYQIDEYVQRLIEHSPFIVISTVDEDGFTDVSPRGGVPGFVKVVDSKTLLIPDSSGNNRLDSFKNILERPQVGMMIMVPGIDEVVRIKGTASLYTDEERLALCPDGNKPAKLVIQVKAESMFFHCAKAIMRAKLWDGDFRVERSLLPSLGQILKQQQNLEEAAMSQDDMVAYYNKTL encoded by the coding sequence ATGGAACAAATTGAAACACTGGAACAACTGATGCAGCTTTATGGGAAGCCGAGCAAACGTGCTGGCAATAAAACCATTTATCAGATTGATGAATATGTTCAACGCCTGATTGAGCATAGTCCCTTTATCGTTATCTCGACGGTTGATGAAGACGGTTTTACCGACGTTTCCCCTCGCGGTGGCGTGCCGGGGTTTGTGAAGGTGGTCGATTCGAAAACACTCCTGATCCCGGATAGCTCAGGCAATAATCGCCTCGACAGCTTCAAGAATATTCTGGAACGCCCGCAGGTGGGGATGATGATCATGGTCCCCGGCATTGATGAAGTGGTGCGAATTAAAGGGACTGCGAGTTTGTATACCGATGAAGAACGACTGGCCCTGTGTCCGGACGGGAATAAGCCAGCCAAATTGGTGATTCAGGTGAAAGCGGAATCCATGTTCTTCCACTGTGCCAAAGCCATCATGCGGGCCAAGTTATGGGACGGCGATTTTCGGGTCGAGCGCTCGCTCTTGCCATCCTTGGGACAAATTTTAAAACAGCAGCAGAACTTGGAAGAAGCAGCCATGAGTCAGGATGACATGGTGGCATATTATAACAAGACCCTGTAA
- a CDS encoding NAD-dependent epimerase/dehydratase family protein, whose product MKVLIAGANGYVGQHVKEHLTSQGLEVYTYVRAAMAQVSGSQVVSRDSTDAYGSFDVVINCARPHWSAHSPEEIVAIEQALLKTLTQFAKPQAQKIHTSGVWLFGHSTRSDLEAFQLKPFPCVSQDVATIEGALAGGWQIVYLPSLVYGSRDCQLVRNAEALSEKIRDVAIPSVGYNQYIHVEDAARFYHQMIAQSLNEPQYFIAEEQGYSPLEFARLLLACGLIEKMNPISWEVFEEKGEMAADIQRLNLDLPITPDFQPTSDLQTYLSAMSTQLTDMG is encoded by the coding sequence ATGAAAGTCTTGATCGCCGGTGCAAACGGCTATGTGGGGCAGCATGTCAAAGAGCATCTCACATCACAGGGCCTTGAGGTTTATACGTATGTCCGAGCAGCGATGGCGCAGGTATCGGGCAGTCAGGTGGTCTCGCGTGATTCAACGGATGCCTACGGCTCTTTTGACGTCGTGATCAATTGTGCAAGGCCACATTGGTCGGCTCATTCGCCGGAAGAAATTGTGGCGATCGAGCAGGCGCTGCTCAAAACGTTAACTCAATTCGCCAAACCGCAGGCACAGAAAATTCATACGTCCGGGGTGTGGTTGTTTGGCCATTCAACCCGGTCTGATCTTGAGGCGTTTCAACTCAAGCCTTTTCCGTGTGTCAGTCAGGATGTGGCGACCATTGAAGGGGCGCTGGCCGGTGGCTGGCAAATCGTTTATCTCCCAAGCTTGGTGTATGGCAGCCGCGACTGCCAACTGGTGAGAAATGCCGAGGCCTTATCAGAAAAAATACGGGATGTTGCGATTCCCAGTGTTGGTTATAACCAATATATTCACGTCGAAGATGCCGCTCGCTTTTATCATCAGATGATTGCTCAATCGCTGAATGAACCTCAGTATTTCATCGCAGAAGAGCAGGGGTATTCGCCGCTCGAATTTGCCCGGCTGTTGTTGGCATGCGGCCTGATCGAAAAAATGAATCCGATCAGTTGGGAAGTGTTTGAAGAAAAAGGGGAAATGGCTGCGGATATTCAACGGTTGAATTTAGATTTGCCGATTACTCCCGATTTTCAGCCGACTTCTGATCTTCAAACTTATTTGTCCGCCATGTCGACGCAGCTTACGGATATGGGCTGA
- a CDS encoding DUF1801 domain-containing protein, with amino-acid sequence MLEHEKMTERSDWRADVLSQVRELILDAVPEMIEERKWCKPSNPAGVPVWSHTGIVCTGETYTSKVKLTFAHGAALPDPTPLFNAGLEGKVRRAIDIYQDDTIETEALKALIHAAVHYNQTLKKKT; translated from the coding sequence ATGCTGGAACACGAAAAAATGACCGAACGGAGCGATTGGCGCGCTGATGTGTTGAGTCAGGTTCGCGAGCTGATTCTGGACGCAGTGCCGGAAATGATTGAAGAGCGTAAGTGGTGTAAGCCCAGTAACCCCGCGGGGGTGCCGGTTTGGTCTCATACCGGGATTGTTTGTACGGGAGAAACCTACACATCTAAAGTCAAGCTGACGTTTGCACATGGTGCTGCACTACCGGATCCGACACCGTTATTTAATGCCGGCCTTGAAGGGAAAGTCAGGCGTGCAATCGATATCTATCAGGACGATACCATAGAGACGGAAGCGTTGAAGGCTCTTATTCATGCCGCAGTTCACTACAATCAAACATTGAAGAAAAAAACTTAA
- a CDS encoding cupin domain-containing protein translates to MAEYTRFFVVRSLEAVIVIHESVNKNRQWAKTPYVGVEFSWLSEDSESGRSALLKFEKGAKLPLHYHPGWEQIYVLEGVLKVNGALYYAHDFVFVDAETRHELEAIEPSQYITIAEKAGVAVVDH, encoded by the coding sequence ATGGCTGAATACACGAGGTTCTTTGTTGTACGCTCTTTGGAGGCTGTGATTGTGATTCATGAAAGTGTAAATAAAAATCGTCAATGGGCGAAAACACCTTATGTCGGTGTTGAATTCAGTTGGCTCTCGGAAGATTCCGAGTCTGGACGATCCGCTTTGTTAAAGTTTGAAAAAGGCGCGAAGCTCCCCTTGCATTATCACCCCGGTTGGGAGCAAATATATGTGCTTGAAGGCGTGCTGAAAGTAAATGGTGCTTTATATTACGCTCATGATTTTGTATTCGTTGATGCAGAGACCCGTCATGAACTGGAGGCAATAGAACCTAGCCAATATATCACGATCGCTGAGAAAGCCGGTGTGGCGGTTGTTGATCATTAA
- a CDS encoding peroxiredoxin, whose product MIEQGQKLPAVTLSELTKDGMVTHEVAKLFANKKAVLFAVPGAFTPTCSEAHLPGYVVNADKLKAKGVDLIACVAVNDAFVMKAWGDAQNASEIMMLADGDGSFTKALGLEMDTAGFGGLRSQRYAMIIDNGVVTQLNVEAPSGFEVSNAETILDSL is encoded by the coding sequence ATGATTGAACAAGGACAAAAGCTACCGGCAGTTACGCTCAGCGAACTCACGAAAGACGGCATGGTGACCCATGAAGTCGCCAAATTATTTGCGAATAAAAAAGCGGTGCTGTTTGCCGTGCCGGGTGCTTTTACCCCGACCTGTTCTGAAGCCCATTTGCCGGGCTATGTTGTCAACGCAGACAAACTCAAAGCCAAAGGTGTGGATCTGATTGCCTGTGTTGCGGTCAACGACGCCTTCGTCATGAAAGCCTGGGGAGATGCTCAAAATGCCTCTGAGATCATGATGCTGGCTGACGGTGACGGCAGCTTCACCAAAGCACTGGGCCTTGAGATGGATACAGCCGGGTTCGGCGGCCTCCGCTCTCAGCGCTATGCCATGATTATCGACAATGGCGTCGTCACTCAACTCAACGTTGAAGCGCCTTCAGGCTTTGAAGTCAGTAACGCCGAAACCATTCTCGACAGCCTGTAA
- a CDS encoding GFA family protein, with product MYQGSCLCGGVQFVIIGKITDIIHCHCSLCRKSSGTAFATNGFVKTADFRIEQGEGLVQHFEMKPGRKRHFCGRCASPLFSSNEADPSRIRLRLGVLDSDIEERPLSHNFVTSKANWDSLDVDLPHYDAHEPSRGQ from the coding sequence ATGTATCAAGGTAGTTGCCTGTGCGGCGGGGTTCAGTTTGTCATCATCGGTAAAATTACAGACATCATCCACTGTCATTGTTCCCTGTGCAGAAAATCAAGTGGGACAGCATTTGCGACCAATGGGTTTGTGAAGACGGCAGACTTTCGTATTGAACAGGGAGAAGGGCTCGTTCAGCACTTCGAAATGAAGCCGGGCCGCAAGCGCCATTTCTGTGGCCGGTGTGCCTCGCCTTTATTCAGTTCGAACGAAGCGGATCCAAGTCGGATTCGACTACGGTTAGGGGTCTTGGATTCGGATATCGAAGAAAGACCGTTATCACATAACTTTGTGACCTCAAAAGCCAACTGGGACAGCTTAGATGTCGATCTGCCACATTATGACGCCCATGAGCCAAGTCGTGGTCAATGA
- a CDS encoding ester cyclase has protein sequence MSDRQQQAMLFFDACETGKGWEVCKMFCHPEATFSAQAAALAEVTTLEAYTEWMKGLLTPIPDGRYELKCFAEDDARACVAAFAVFHGTNTGPGGPVEPTGKVVAADYVYIMYFEGKLIRHMTKVWNDSVSLQQLGWS, from the coding sequence ATGAGTGATCGACAGCAACAGGCGATGCTTTTCTTCGATGCGTGTGAAACCGGTAAAGGATGGGAAGTCTGCAAGATGTTTTGTCATCCTGAGGCAACATTTTCAGCGCAGGCTGCGGCGCTGGCCGAGGTGACCACGCTTGAAGCTTATACTGAGTGGATGAAGGGTCTGCTCACTCCCATCCCGGATGGTCGTTATGAACTGAAATGTTTCGCCGAAGATGATGCACGGGCATGTGTCGCAGCATTTGCGGTGTTTCATGGCACAAATACCGGACCTGGTGGCCCTGTAGAGCCGACTGGGAAAGTCGTTGCGGCTGATTATGTCTATATTATGTATTTTGAAGGCAAGCTGATTCGGCATATGACCAAAGTCTGGAATGACTCCGTGAGCTTACAGCAACTGGGGTGGTCTTAA
- a CDS encoding EamA family transporter: MDIRSIALALLVVVIWGLNFSVIKFGLDELPPLMFSGLRFLIVAVPAVLIVPFPKTSVWNVLGVGLFLGVIKFGLLFIAMQEDASAGIASLLLQSQVIFTILLSVLWLKESISRSQIFGIAIAVTGFSLFFITSNGNATLLGVTMIILAGLFWAVSNLIMKQMSSVNLLHFMVWVSVVPPLPLFALSYLFETQTPIALLLETTEKTWLSVAYVGYISTLLAFAIWGWLLKNHQAAAVTPFALLIPLVGMLGSSLLLDEQFSVTESVGASLILVGLLISVLGARLYGAIRQKKTAEQISQ; the protein is encoded by the coding sequence ATGGACATCAGAAGTATCGCGCTGGCTTTACTGGTTGTGGTGATTTGGGGACTGAATTTTTCCGTCATTAAGTTCGGGCTGGACGAGTTGCCGCCGCTGATGTTTTCCGGATTGCGGTTTTTGATTGTGGCCGTGCCTGCGGTCCTGATCGTGCCGTTTCCGAAAACATCCGTCTGGAATGTACTCGGCGTCGGACTGTTCCTCGGCGTGATAAAATTCGGTTTGTTGTTCATTGCGATGCAAGAAGATGCGTCGGCCGGCATTGCCTCGCTACTGTTGCAGTCTCAGGTGATTTTCACCATTCTGCTCAGCGTGCTGTGGCTCAAGGAAAGTATATCCCGGTCTCAAATTTTCGGCATTGCGATTGCTGTGACCGGATTTAGCCTGTTTTTCATCACCTCGAACGGCAATGCCACCTTACTCGGTGTCACCATGATTATTCTGGCGGGTCTGTTCTGGGCGGTCTCTAACCTGATCATGAAGCAGATGTCGTCGGTGAATCTGTTGCATTTCATGGTCTGGGTCAGTGTCGTGCCGCCGCTGCCGCTTTTTGCGCTTTCCTACCTGTTTGAGACTCAGACGCCTATAGCATTGCTGTTGGAAACGACCGAGAAAACCTGGTTGTCGGTGGCCTACGTGGGCTATATCTCCACACTCCTGGCGTTTGCGATCTGGGGCTGGTTGCTGAAAAACCATCAAGCTGCGGCGGTGACGCCGTTTGCATTGTTGATCCCCTTGGTCGGAATGCTAGGGTCCAGCCTGCTGCTGGACGAGCAGTTTAGTGTGACGGAATCGGTCGGTGCCAGCCTGATTTTAGTCGGGCTGCTGATCTCGGTGCTGGGGGCACGGCTCTACGGAGCGATCCGGCAGAAAAAAACAGCCGAACAGATCAGCCAGTAG
- a CDS encoding MAPEG family protein: MAYFVDYQTAIMVVGFVGLLMFIQLLMADVIALKLKHVPGYPVEHNHDHLLFRATRTHLNMNESVAIFITFVIFALLSQASPSVVNMSALFYLVSRIAYMIFYYLDVKLARSIAFSLSLFSLIAVFMAGIMQWL; this comes from the coding sequence TTGGCTTACTTCGTCGATTATCAAACCGCAATTATGGTTGTTGGTTTCGTGGGGCTGTTGATGTTTATTCAACTGCTCATGGCAGATGTGATTGCTTTAAAACTAAAGCATGTGCCGGGTTATCCTGTTGAACACAATCATGACCATTTGCTGTTTCGTGCCACACGGACGCATTTGAATATGAATGAAAGTGTGGCGATATTTATTACGTTTGTGATTTTTGCTTTATTGTCACAGGCGTCTCCCAGTGTGGTCAATATGAGTGCATTGTTCTATCTGGTGTCCCGAATTGCGTACATGATTTTTTATTATTTAGATGTCAAATTGGCGCGCAGCATTGCATTTAGCTTGAGTTTGTTCAGTCTGATTGCGGTGTTTATGGCCGGTATCATGCAGTGGCTATAG